A window from Candidatus Neomarinimicrobiota bacterium encodes these proteins:
- a CDS encoding bifunctional folylpolyglutamate synthase/dihydrofolate synthase, protein MSSLDKATLDYLYSLRRRGIKIGLHRTEMLLKRCKNPHHGLPVIHIAGTNGKGSTAAMTSSILRSTGRKVGLYTSPHLVRFNERIRVGGIPIPDEWIVSFLKKYRGEIDTLGSTFFETTTAMMFSYFADEAVDIAVVEVGLGGRLDSSNVSESIVSVLTPIDFDHMEFLGGDLPSIAREKCGILRKDVPVVTAPQHEKVMSVIESSSKDKECPLFLTSEVCPVAAAVQSPNGSRFAIGETSIDLPLFGKYQVINAQTAIAACSLFDPKLGDDVVKIGLTKIVWPGRLQKLSENPLAYYDVGHNPHGISAAAGSLREIFPKANFGAICGFKKNKDLDGITTVLKKYFNQIITVQPDHGEFHSAEIVAASLKKADIPAEACQSVTEGLERCKSGNRSVDLWFIFGTHYIAEDVFSVFHFPFDKGEI, encoded by the coding sequence TTGTCTTCCCTCGATAAAGCTACGTTAGACTATCTCTATTCTCTTCGGCGCAGGGGAATCAAGATAGGGCTCCACCGCACAGAGATGTTGCTGAAACGGTGCAAAAACCCTCATCACGGCCTCCCTGTCATTCATATTGCGGGGACCAATGGAAAAGGGTCCACTGCCGCCATGACCTCTTCCATTCTCAGATCAACGGGCCGGAAAGTGGGACTCTACACATCTCCTCACCTGGTGAGGTTCAATGAAAGAATTCGAGTCGGAGGAATCCCCATCCCCGATGAGTGGATTGTCTCATTTCTGAAGAAATATCGTGGTGAGATTGACACCCTCGGCTCCACCTTCTTTGAAACCACCACCGCCATGATGTTCAGCTACTTCGCTGATGAGGCGGTGGATATTGCGGTGGTAGAAGTTGGCCTGGGCGGGCGGCTCGATTCCAGTAACGTTTCTGAATCTATTGTTTCGGTACTTACTCCCATAGATTTTGACCACATGGAATTTCTCGGTGGTGATCTCCCATCCATTGCAAGGGAGAAGTGCGGGATATTAAGAAAAGATGTGCCAGTGGTAACGGCTCCTCAACACGAGAAAGTGATGTCTGTCATCGAATCATCCTCGAAAGACAAGGAGTGTCCTCTCTTTTTGACATCAGAGGTATGTCCAGTTGCCGCAGCTGTTCAAAGCCCCAATGGCAGTCGTTTTGCTATCGGTGAAACATCAATAGATCTACCTCTATTTGGGAAATATCAGGTGATAAATGCACAGACCGCCATAGCGGCGTGTAGTCTCTTTGATCCCAAACTCGGCGATGATGTTGTGAAAATAGGACTGACAAAAATTGTATGGCCAGGAAGACTTCAAAAATTGAGCGAAAATCCATTGGCTTATTATGATGTGGGGCACAACCCTCACGGTATCAGTGCCGCAGCCGGATCTCTGAGAGAAATTTTCCCCAAAGCCAACTTTGGTGCAATTTGCGGATTCAAGAAAAACAAGGACCTCGACGGCATCACAACTGTTCTTAAAAAATACTTCAATCAGATCATAACCGTTCAGCCCGACCACGGCGAATTTCACTCTGCCGAAATAGTGGCCGCTTCTTTGAAAAAAGCGGATATTCCTGCTGAAGCGTGTCAATCTGTGACTGAAGGTCTAGAGCGGTGCAAGTCGGGAAATAGGAGCGTGGACCTGTGGTTTATATTTGGTACACATTATATAGCGGAGGACGTATTCAGCGTCTTTCATTTTCCCTTTGACAAAGGCGAGATTTAG
- a CDS encoding N-acetylmuramoyl-L-alanine amidase → MLTGVLNASYVSVYYPNDPNKRESIETFATGNTTYISGADLVRVLNASVFSNVARGKIVIYFGGHRIKVSAHSSFVVIDDQVYQMPSYALSDGSDIYLPMRPFIAILHRHAAPGLSYDIGRNSVVVELITHNIKGLSIEEKANGTVIRLESTRQFEEGSLTGWSARNRWFYLTVSGGIADSVALRKAKLGGVVQGITVDQTGRSVQVAFQLRTEIENFEIYQNKAPNEIVLTLRTPLNYSAEKIKKLRDAWYIDTIVIDAGHGGKDPGTTGKYGLREKFVTLDIAKRLGKLIEKNTNAKVVYTRDEDVFVPLWERTKVANESNGKLFISIHANANNNRRIKGFETFILRPGKTADAVEVAERENSAIKLEEEASRYDHLTEDSFIIASLMQNAFMKESEDLAAMVQSELRKSIPSPDRGVKQAGFYVLIGASMPHAYLEIGFLSNPLEEKQLRKPGYRQSIAQAVFNGVRSFKDKYERVLADEG, encoded by the coding sequence ATGCTTACGGGCGTGTTGAATGCAAGTTATGTATCCGTCTATTACCCCAACGATCCCAATAAGCGGGAATCTATCGAGACTTTTGCTACAGGCAACACAACCTACATTTCTGGTGCAGATCTTGTGCGTGTGCTCAATGCCAGTGTCTTTAGTAATGTTGCAAGGGGAAAGATTGTCATTTACTTCGGTGGTCACAGGATCAAAGTCTCTGCCCACAGCAGTTTCGTGGTGATTGATGATCAGGTTTACCAGATGCCGTCCTACGCCCTCTCCGACGGTTCGGACATTTACCTTCCCATGCGGCCGTTCATAGCTATCCTACATCGCCACGCCGCACCTGGATTGAGTTACGATATCGGGCGTAACAGTGTGGTGGTTGAGCTGATTACACACAATATTAAGGGTTTGAGCATTGAGGAAAAAGCCAACGGAACAGTCATCCGCCTGGAGTCGACTCGCCAGTTTGAGGAGGGCTCCCTTACCGGTTGGTCAGCGCGAAACAGATGGTTTTATCTCACTGTATCAGGCGGCATTGCTGATTCCGTCGCACTTCGGAAGGCAAAATTGGGCGGTGTCGTCCAAGGCATAACCGTTGATCAGACAGGTCGTTCAGTTCAAGTTGCTTTTCAGCTTAGAACTGAAATCGAAAATTTTGAAATCTATCAAAATAAGGCCCCCAACGAGATTGTTCTGACACTGAGAACTCCCTTAAACTACAGCGCCGAAAAGATCAAAAAACTGAGAGACGCCTGGTACATTGACACAATTGTCATAGATGCAGGTCACGGCGGAAAAGACCCCGGAACTACGGGCAAGTACGGTCTGAGAGAAAAATTCGTCACACTGGACATTGCCAAGCGTCTTGGGAAGCTTATTGAGAAAAACACAAATGCAAAAGTGGTCTACACCAGAGACGAGGACGTGTTTGTCCCTTTATGGGAGCGGACCAAGGTCGCCAATGAAAGTAACGGCAAGCTCTTTATCAGTATTCATGCCAACGCCAACAATAATAGGCGTATTAAAGGATTTGAAACATTTATTCTGAGACCAGGGAAAACAGCTGACGCTGTGGAAGTGGCTGAGCGTGAAAACAGTGCCATCAAACTTGAGGAGGAAGCATCCCGGTACGATCACCTGACGGAAGACAGCTTTATCATTGCATCTCTGATGCAAAATGCCTTCATGAAAGAAAGTGAAGATCTGGCCGCTATGGTTCAATCGGAATTGCGGAAGAGTATTCCCTCACCCGATCGTGGTGTGAAACAGGCTGGATTTTATGTTCTTATCGGCGCTTCAATGCCTCATGCGTACCTAGAAATAGGGTTCCTTTCAAATCCCCTTGAAGAAAAGCAACTCCGCAAGCCCGGTTACCGGCAAAGTATCGCACAAGCCGTTTTCAACGGCGTCCGCAGCTTCAAAGACAAATATGAGCGCGTCCTGGCAGACGAAGGCTAA
- a CDS encoding transcription termination factor Rho yields the protein MDVTQLQGQKIKELTKLAQEMEVSGYSGLKKQQLIMRILETSAEKEGKLFSSGVIEVMKEGYGFLRSQDYNYLPGPDDIYVSPSQIKRFNLRTGHLVAGQIRNPKDNERFYALLKVETVNGEAPDQVKKTILFDSLKPLYPEERINLEGESKEFSMRILDLMAPIGKGQRGLIVAQPKTGKTMLLQKIANTTLKNHPEIKIIILLVAERPEEVTDMERSVETEVVSSTFDEPPERHVQVADMALEKAKRMVESGHDVMILLDSVTRLGRAHNAVIPHSGKILSGGVDANALHRPRRFFGAARNTEEGGSLTIIATALIDTGSRMDDVIFEEFKGTGNMELVLDRRLSDRRLFPSFDLIRSGTRKEELLLSKKELSRVWILRKILSDMTPIEAMEFLLDRMRRTENNKEFLDTMNN from the coding sequence ATGGATGTAACCCAGTTACAGGGCCAGAAGATCAAGGAATTAACCAAGCTCGCTCAGGAGATGGAAGTTTCCGGTTATTCCGGTCTGAAGAAACAACAATTGATCATGCGCATTCTCGAAACCAGTGCCGAGAAAGAAGGGAAACTGTTTTCTTCTGGCGTTATCGAGGTGATGAAGGAGGGATACGGCTTCTTGCGATCGCAGGATTATAACTACCTCCCAGGGCCTGATGACATCTATGTCTCCCCTTCCCAGATAAAAAGATTCAATCTCCGCACCGGTCATCTGGTGGCCGGACAGATCCGCAATCCCAAGGATAACGAACGTTTCTACGCCCTACTAAAAGTTGAAACAGTGAACGGCGAGGCACCGGATCAGGTCAAAAAAACTATTCTGTTTGATAGCCTCAAGCCACTTTACCCTGAAGAACGGATCAACCTTGAAGGGGAATCGAAGGAATTTTCGATGCGAATCCTTGATCTCATGGCGCCTATCGGCAAAGGTCAGAGAGGACTAATCGTCGCCCAGCCGAAGACGGGAAAAACAATGCTTCTGCAAAAAATCGCCAATACCACACTTAAGAACCATCCTGAAATTAAGATTATTATCCTACTCGTTGCGGAGCGGCCGGAAGAAGTGACAGACATGGAGCGGAGCGTTGAAACCGAAGTGGTGAGTTCTACTTTTGATGAGCCGCCTGAACGGCACGTTCAGGTGGCGGACATGGCCCTAGAAAAGGCCAAGCGGATGGTAGAGAGCGGCCACGATGTGATGATACTTCTTGATAGTGTTACCCGCCTCGGCCGCGCCCACAACGCGGTGATTCCGCACAGTGGAAAAATCCTTTCAGGCGGTGTAGATGCCAATGCTCTTCATCGCCCCAGGCGCTTTTTCGGCGCAGCCCGGAACACAGAGGAAGGAGGAAGCCTCACAATTATTGCAACAGCGCTCATTGATACAGGCAGCAGAATGGATGATGTAATCTTTGAAGAGTTTAAGGGTACCGGCAATATGGAGCTCGTTCTCGATCGCCGCCTCAGTGACCGTCGGTTGTTCCCATCCTTTGACCTTATACGTTCAGGGACACGGAAAGAAGAACTTTTACTTTCCAAAAAAGAACTTTCAAGAGTTTGGATTCTAAGAAAGATTTTGAGCGACATGACTCCAATAGAAGCAATGGAATTTCTCCTCGACAGAATGAGGCGAACAGAAAATAACAAAGAATTTTTGGATACAATGAATAACTAA